The segment ctttcagcgctctgaaccagccaagagctttctccaagagtgcaatggagcagctgttcctgctcctggctctggctctctccagtctctgcccttgcctgcttctgtccctcgtgctgtgccctctgttcccccagggctggctggctgctgcccaggactgtggcactggcacagatccagtgctccagagcctcctttctgtgcccttggagctgcctgggcacagcagccttttccagctgcaagctccccatggacagggagtgcccagctccgttccttgcacagcctccaggagcccagggctgccatctcaagtccctgctggcactgggggctcccaggtgcctcaggctgctgtgacaccgctgcacacgggagggaacaggggcaggggctgtgctgaaagtcagctccatctgctgctgctgctgccgctgtgGGGTCATtggtgcagccctggccatgagtcagggatcagatgctgccagtctcttccagccctggctgctcagaggttgggccctggagcctcaggtgggcaaaggcagctgctgctggtccctctgtgtgcccgtgttcagcagtgctgctccatcagtctgtgcccagcaacggggaaaagcctcagccctgcagggccaggagctgccgggctctgcctgagcagctcagccagcaggaaggcagctgctccacacaggaacccggagcaaaggacattcctttgataggacatgttttctatttaaaggaaaaaaaacgaaaaagggaaaaaaataggtaaattgttaaaagataagaataaaatccaagtgttagtgaaaaaacataacataatgttagtgaaaaaaacaaaacataaatgcaaagttacattctttgcattaagaaggtaaatgatctttttataaagagaactcagttatttacattgtaaatgtgctgatgccatggatccatcttactgacctcagcagccttttaaaagattttgggctttgtttccaacattgccatttgaaattggggttgaagcaagaggaaatcgctttgtgccctgccacctccaagcaggactgggaatggaaactctgtcaaaccccaaatcctttagaagatgcccttccttctcagcctggaaatgagctgcacattccctttgaaactgtcaggggtttcttaaagacacaaagtcccacttagggctttttgctctggtttggcagtgcagaagggcaagtctccatccaccagctccagactgcactgcctcaggagcacggcccactcgccagctttggcccactcatggcactgctagaggaggaagaaagtgcaactgcacaattccagccaatcaagaaggaagaatgggacagacaaacaccctgtgcagatccaggcgttcagctgggactgtggagagtttgggtccttgccaattggatgtgtgtccccagctgcaatctctgggcctgcagcagagtctcactcagctgcacaagcagaaagctcaggcgctgtgctcgcaatgggctcgtctgatgcagagctgtcagagcaatgttagggcagagccagcccagctgggcccagggctgagcccagcagagccctggcagagcccagagcagcctcagcagccgcagagcccggctgcaaggagagaaagcagaaaccgcccgtcagctgagggctcctgtgcccttgtgccaaggcctgcggtgcccaggccatgctggctgtgcccagagctgtgcccagagctgcccatccctgctgcctttggcagcagagcaggagggcaggacatgtggccagcctgcagccagccacggcacatccagccctcagcagctgcccagagccaaaaagcagctgggcagcgactgaagaattcattgcatctgccccagctaAAGGGGAACCCTTGGTGCCCGGCCAGGCCGTGCCAGGCCCAGAtctgggagcatccccctgcctgtggactcacctgcaaattgggcctggagcctggctttgaagaaggtgccagaatccaAGTCCATCATCCTCAGCTGGCCAGGCCGAGGAAGAGATTGTCACCCTTGAGCTTGTCCTtggtgtctccagcagcagccccacctggtacagcttctccaggggctccttctccttccctggggccagaccaggctgtcagggctctgcccagggccccagccatCCATGAACCAGACAAACCAAACCAGGGGGGATGGTGGCCACCAGTGCTTGCCACACCaggtctccagctcagctccagcccaagAGCTGCGTGTTCCCttctgctgagccctgctcagagctacaggcagcacaaaaccagcctggtTTGCTTTGCCACTGAGTGCCAAGAGATGTGTGGAGCTGGTACCTGCCAGGCCCCTGGATCCAACTGTGCACGTGGATCTCTCCCATCTTCTAGGGCAGAGGAGCACCCTGCACCCAAGGATGGCAGAAAAGCTCTTCTAAGGATGGCCTGTCCGAGGGTTGCATGGACAAAGACCTCTTAATGATATCCtggcactctggggagagaaaccagaaatcACCAGTCAGCTGGAGAAGTTGCccccctgttcctgtgcccaggccatgctgggtgtgcccagagctgggcctaaACTTCCCCATGGATGCTCtgtttggaggagagcaggagagcaggacctgtgccacctcctcagcagctgccagagcgggatgcccacgagcccgctgctgtctcccagcactgggattccccccgtgcccagagatgaggatccaccttgagagagccatCGTGGGAACAAGATCCGCCCCTGGATGATCTcctggcccctcctgaacgggtgcttGCCCATGAccaggtggcacagcaggaggcccagggaccagatcgtcgCTGCCTCGCCGTGGTAGCGTTGGTGCTGGATCCACTCTGGTGGGCTGTAGGACAGGGTTCCTGTggaacacagacacagctcagcagggggatgctgctgctcccagagcccggccccagcatccctggccatgtgggggctgccccagagccacaCGGGTGAGCGCTGCCCTctcaccagcacctgggacttgtgtacAAACTCGGggctggaaaagaagccactggtgctggaagagggcagcagaaacccTGGGAAGGCCCAACCATGACACACAAAGGAGAAACCCACCCAGTGGTGGAGAAAACCCACTCTCCTCCCCACCTGCATGGCCCCCAAAAATGTTAATaagccaaggcaaacaaggggagcagagcagtccAAGTCCTTcctcgcctgcacaccaaaccaTCCGGGGCACGGGGTCAGACCCcgctctctgctacccccatgggggtttgtgtcgggctggctgccccagctccagccccagcccaggccacagtgGGTGCTGAAGGCTGtcggcagggctggcagctggcccCCCTCACACCCCACCCAAATCAACTCGGCTCCAGCATCAATCCCATCCCGGCTGCAATAGGGGGAAGccctggtgctgcacccaggctgggccatgagatgcccaggagcatcccctggagggctcacctgcaaactgggtgtaggctgtgtcttgGAGGAAGgcgccacagccaaagtcgatgAGTTTCAGCTGCCCGCtggccaggtcgagcaggatgttctcgggcttgatgtccctgtgcaggaccccgcaggcggtgcagtgccgcacggcctccagcacctggcggaacagcgcccGCGCCTCCTCCTCCGGCAGGAACCCCCGCTCCGCCAGGAAACCCGAGAGCTCCTGGCACCGCTCCGGacgctccagcaccagcaggaagcTGTCGGGGAGCTCgagccactccaggagctgaatgACAGCGGCACAGCCACGGgacaccttggccagcagcacgatctccagcggcgcgctgctgccgtcgggctgcgggaggagcgcgGTGCCGTCagtggggctgaggccgtgccggggctctgggagccctcagccagcccgggatgctctgcacGCCCCGCTCAgcccacgcccgctctccccGCAGGGCTCCGGCGGCTCCCACCCTGCCGGGCCCCGGCTCctcgccgcccggcccggcccggctgccgccgctggccccgctcactcaccagctcgccccactGCCGGATGCGATCCCGCGGCACAcgtttgatggccacctgcgagCGAGGGAGAGCAGCGGGTGAGCTCGGCGCCCGTCCTGCCCAGCCCCGACCTTCTCCTCCATGTccgccttctcctcctcct is part of the Agelaius phoeniceus isolate bAgePho1 chromosome W unlocalized genomic scaffold, bAgePho1.hap1 SUPER_W_unloc_1, whole genome shotgun sequence genome and harbors:
- the LOC143692417 gene encoding serine/threonine-protein kinase pim-1-like — its product is MPVDKRKAQEALQERYRLGSLLGRGGFGSVCSGTRLSDGALVAIKRVPRDRIRQWGELPDGSSAPLEIVLLAKVSRGCAAVIQLLEWLELPDSFLLVLERPERCQELSGFLAERGFLPEEEARALFRQVLEAVRHCTACGVLHRDIKPENILLDLASGQLKLIDFGCGAFLQDTAYTQFAGTLSYSPPEWIQHQRYHGEAATIWSLGLLLCHLVMGKHPFRRGQEIIQGRILFPRWLSQECQDIIKRSLSMQPSDRPSLEELFCHPWVQGAPLP